A portion of the Candida dubliniensis CD36 chromosome R, complete sequence genome contains these proteins:
- a CDS encoding 3'->5' exonuclease and endonuclease, putative has translation MINPRSFLRTMTRTNIWKPRYYDIGVNFSDSMFQGYYNGSSTSKHPCDIHSVIERAHLFHVDKMLITASTIKESEDHFELCEKYSNQFDSTAGVHPCSVASEFYKLNETNKKGEEANDSNRYSEELRDDVDIKLNKLRNIIIKGYKLGHVKAFGEIGLDYDRLHYSSKHQQCEMLIKQLDLLDSLQTELNVQLPLFLHMRAACDDFIKIFKPYIDRGIINPINGVVHSFTGTEQELNQLLQLGFYIGVNGCSLKTEENLQVVKKIPINRLLIETDAPWCEIRKSHAGYKFINTTYPNKFYPEIDNTKQQQQQLLPITKNSPIKLHENLPFPSIKKEHYQKHSDFVQKSKENANDPELLETRIGVLADPMIKSRNEPVNVGLVAEIICGLHDFKNDTEIENFIDTVFENSCQLFKT, from the coding sequence atgataaatccAAGACTGTTTTTAAGAACCATGACTAGGACAAATATTTGGAAACCAAGATATTATGATATTGGAGTCAATTTTTCTGATTCAATGTTTCAAGGATATTATAATGgatcatcaacatcaaagCATCCTTGTGATATTCATTCAGTTATTGAACGAGCCCATTTATTTCATGTTGATAAAATGTTAATTACAGCTCTGACTATTAAAGAAAGTGAAGATCATTTTGAATTATGtgaaaaatattcaaatcaatttgattcaacTGCTGGTGTACATCCATGTTCTGTTGCTTCggaattttataaattgaacgaaaccaacaaaaaaggTGAGGAAGCAAATGATAGTAATAGATATTCCGAAGAATTACgtgatgatgttgatataaaattgaacaagttgagaaatattattataaaagGGTATAAATTAGGTCATGTCAAGGCATTTGGTGAAATCGGATTAGATTATGATCGATTACATTACAGTTCAAAACATCAACAATGTGAAATGTTGATTAAACAacttgatttattagataGTTTACAAACTGAATTAAACGTTCAATTACCATTATTCTTACATATGAGAGCCGCATGTGATGATTTCATCAAGATTTTCAAACCTTATATTGACAGGGGAATAATTAATCCTATTAATGGAGTAGTTCATTCATTCACTGGAACagaacaagaattaaatcaattattacaacTTGGATTTTATATTGGTGTTAATGGTTGTTCATTGAAAACTGAAGAAAATTTACAAGTTGTGAAAAAAATCCCCATTAATagattattaattgaaaccGATGCCCCATGGTgtgaaattagaaaaagtCATGCTGGTTATAAGTTTATCAATACAACTTATCCTAATAAGTTTTATCCTGAAATAGATAATaccaaacaacaacaacaacaactactacCAATTACTAAAAATTCTCCAATAAAATTACATGAGAATTTACCATTCccatcaattaaaaaagagCATTATCAGAAACATTCAGATTTTGttcaaaaatcaaaagaaaatgcCAATGATCCAGAATTACTCGAAACAAGAATTGGAGTTTTAGCTGATCCTATGATCAAATCTAGAAATGAACCAGTAAATGTTGGTTTAGTGGCAGAAATAATTTGTGGATTGcatgatttcaaaaatgatACCGAAATAGAGAATTTCATAGATACGGTGTTTGAAAATTCTTgtcaattgttcaaaacTTGA
- a CDS encoding peptidyl-tRNA hydrolase, putative (Similar to S. cerevisiae PTH2) — MTSQSNLSLIAVGVISFITGYYVHQMLRPTTPKRFRLKPTSSHTSNSSSATTPNSYNSEDESENDDDDDDEEEEEEEEDDGLDINSLALNEIPGEVRMTLVVRQDLKMGKGKAAAQCSHATLALYKKITNPQLDSYNPELVNRWEIRNGQAKITLQVPNQEEMDLLYAKAISLGINSYIVHDAGRTQIAAGSATVLGLGPAPKRILDEVTGDLKLY; from the coding sequence ATGACAAgtcaatcaaatttaagCTTAATTGCAGTAGGTGTTATTTCGTTTATAACAGGATATTATGTTCACCAAATGTTAAGACCCACAACTCCCAAGAGATTTCGATTAAAACCAACTTCATCACATACTTCCAACTCATCATCAGCGACCACCCCCAATAGTTATAACAGTGAAGACGAAAGCGAAaacgacgacgacgacgacgacgaagaagaagaagaagaagaggaagatgaCGGATTAGATATCAATTCACTTGCATTGAATGAAATCCCTGGAGAAGTAAGAATGACACTTGTTGTAAGACAAGATTTAAAAATGGGTAAAGGTAAAGCAGCTGCTCAATGTTCTCATGCTACATTAgcattatataaaaaaattactaatCCTCAATTAGATTCTTATAATCCAGAACTAGTGAATAGATGGGAAATAAGGAATGGTCAAGCCAAAATAACTTTACAGGTACCAAACCAAGAAGAGATGGATTTACTATATGCAAAAGCCATTAGTTTAGGTATCAATTCTTATATTGTTCATGATGCAGGTAGAACCCAAATTGCTGCTGGAAGTGCCACTGTATTAGGATTAGGTCCTGCTCCTAAACGTATATTAGATGAGGTTACTGgtgatttaaaattatattga
- a CDS encoding histone acetyltransferase, putative (Similar to S. cerevisiae SAS3), with protein sequence MVSHLLNQLKITNNHIYSNIVPQDLDKRTIRVKPTNDYSLKSMIKKNTHQKPTITKTNSITKIRPVQDNNSIKRGNRNFRNGNVFVKLTKKKYIVVINYDKTKLSTTTTTIRSKSGVIPSLLPHSASYKPETQFDTSLSSEIPLPYKGILKYPDCVINNTDPTKLDTERFNKFLNEGIVLRNKTTSHCEIESPASSNLPNQLINESNQSTESTPVPSFSNLNKSKINRIVLRDFEINTWYIAPYPEEYSQCEVLYICEYCLKYMNSPMSYRRHQLKNCNFSNNHPPGLEIYRDPKNKISIWEVDGRKNISYCQNLCLLAKLFLNSKTLYYDVEPFIFYVLTEIDEKNPSNYHFVGYFSKEKLNSSDYNVSCILTLPIYQRKGYGNLLIDFSYLLSRNEFKYGTPEKPLSDLGLLSYRNYWRVTIAYKLKQIYDKYLANNANGDSNNSRLSLSVDILCKLTGMIPSDVIVGLEQLDSLVRNPLTHTYAIVINLEKINTEIAKWEKKSYTKLDYEKLLWKPMLFGPSGGINSAPSLQPQSHPEQPGTTMSTGEGAVAVHSKPVIPQNSISLITNFLKDDINNPYTFEEEGFKEIEAHRETENDEIKNASLVEYVTCYPGIVVNNHISSGSGGGGGGSGGGSGSESNGSNGQTKSNEKVFKKSKKFTVEDDEIEEIFEIDELSSNDENEPDFENDDNDNDNDEEEEEEDELDDFVDDDEVMEIKENYSDEDVSEDIIELIDDDDDDEDDEEDWGRTWKRRAPSPPKRKTANVLASNRKPRSRGRPRGTFKLKPQDLGP encoded by the coding sequence ATGGTTCTGCACCtactaaatcaattaaagattACCAATAATCACatatattcaaatataGTGCCTCAAGATTTGGATAAGAGAACCATTCGAGTCAAGCCTACCAATGACTATTCTTTGAAAAGTAtgataaaaaagaatactcatcaaaaaccaacaataacaaagaCAAACTCCATCACCAAAATAAGACCTGTTCAggataataatagtatCAAAAGAGGGAATAGAAATTTTAGGAATGGAAATGTTTTTGTGAAGTTaacgaaaaagaaatatattgttgttattaattATGACAAAACAAAGCTATcaacaacgacaacaacaataagaTCAAAGTCAGGAGTAATACCACTGCTACTACCTCATAGTGCATCCTACAAACCAGAAACTCAATTTGATACATCTTTGTCGTCGGAAATACCATTACCTTATAAAGGAATATTAAAGTACCCTGATTGCGTTATCAATAACACTGACCCCACAAAACTAGATACAGAAAGgtttaacaaatttcttAATGAAGGAATAGTATTACGAAACAAAACCACAAGCCATTGTGAAATAGAATCACCGGCCTCATCTAATTTAcctaatcaattaataaacgAATCAAATCAAAGTACAGAATCTACTCCGGTGCCtagtttttcaaatttaaacaaatccaaaataAATCGGATAGTACTAAgagattttgaaatcaacaCTTGGTATATTGCTCCATATCCAGAAGAATATTCTCAATGTGAAGTATTATACATTTGCGAGTATTGTCTCAAATATATGAATTCGCCAATGTCATATCGACGacatcaattgaaaaattgtaatttttcaaacaatCATCCACCAGGATTAGAAATTTATCGTGatccaaaaaataaaattctGATTTGGGAAGTTGACGGAAGGAAAAATATCAGCTATTGTCAAAATTTATGTTTATTAGCCAAATTATTCCTCAATTCCAAAACTTTGTATTATGATGTGGAaccatttattttttatgtATTAACggaaattgatgaaaaaaatccTTCAAATTATCACTTTGTTGGATATTTTCTGAAGGAAAAATTGAACAGTTCTGATTATAATGTTTCATGTATTTTAACTTTaccaatttatcaaagaAAAGGGTATgggaatttattgattgatttcaGTTATTTATTAAGTCGAaatgaattcaaatatGGAACTCCTGAAAAACCACTCAGTGATTTGGGCTTATTAAGTTATAGAAATTACTGGAGAGTAACAATTGCttataaattgaaacaaatttacGATAAATACTTGGCAAACAATGCCAATGGCGATAGCAACAATTCAAGGCTAAGTCTATCGGTTGATATACTATGTAAGTTGACTGGTATGATACCGTCCGATGTTATTGTGGGGTTAGAGCAATTGGATTCATTAGTAAGAAATCCATTAACTCATACTTATGCCATTGTGATAAACTTGGAGAAAATAAACACTGAAATTGCCAAATGGGAAAAGAAACTGTACACTAAATTAGACTATGAGAAATTATTATGGAAACCAATGTTATTTGGTCCCAGTGGTGGAATCAATTCTGCACCATCACTTCAACCACAATCACATCCAGAACAACCAGGAACGACAATGTCAACTGGAGAAGGTGCTGTAGCAGTTCATTCAAAACCAGTAATCCCCCAAAATAgtatttctttaataacaaACTTTTTGAAAGATGACATCAATAATCCTTACAcatttgaagaagaaggttttaaagaaattgaagcTCACAGAGAAACAGAGAATGACGAAATAAAGAATGCAAGCCTTGTGGAATATGTTACATGTTATCCAGGAATAGTAGTAAACAATCATAttagtagtggtagtggtggtggtggtggtggtagtggtggtggtagtggcAGTGAACTGAATGGTTCAAATGGTCAAACTAAAAGTAATGAAAAGGTGTTCaagaaaagcaaaaaatTTACCGTcgaagatgatgaaattgaagaaatatttgaaattgatgaactTTCAagtaatgatgaaaatgagCCGGATTTTGAAAACGATGACAATGACAACGACAACGAcgaggaggaggaggaggaggatgAATTGGATGATTTTGTGGATGACGATGAGGTAATGGAGATCAAAGAGAACTATTCTGATGAGGATGTTTCTGAAGATATAATTGAGCTTattgacgatgatgatgatgatgaggatGATGAAGAGGATTGGGGAAGAACTTGGAAGCGAAGGGCACCATCACCGCCCAAGAGAAAAACTGCCAATGTATTGGCTAGTAACAGAAAACCAAGAAGTAGAGGGAGACCAAGAGGAACATTCAAATTAAAACCTCAAGATTTGGGACCATAA
- a CDS encoding anthranilate synthase component, putative (Similar to S. cerevisiae TRP2) translates to MQSQFVQPTIETLKKTIDTNRSSNESPNVYPVYKYVPHNDITIHQAYLKLANLNDSNRTESFLFESSVKGDTIDRYSFIGIQPTKIIKTGDNPKKFAKEFCNVDPITVLEKELSNYKQASLPGLPKFSGGATGYISYDCIKYFEPKTKRSMKDVLGLPEAVLMFCDLVVAFDHVYQRFQIIYNIKINDKINQDIENLYKQATENIEKIEKILLRNVSNEEIAPKQGPIKLGQNFTSNIGQEGYEKHVTTLKEHILKGDIIQAVPSQRIARPTSLHPFNIYRHLRTVNPSPYLFYIDLLDFQIIGASPELLVQSDTKGRIVTHPIAGTMPRGKTNEEDEENAEILRASLKDRAEHIMLVDLARNDVNRVCQPTTNKVDKLLTIQRFSHVMHLVSEVSGTLREDQTRFDAFRSIFPAGTVSGAPKVKAMELIAELEKEKRGVYAGAVGHWGYDGKTMDTCIALRTMVYKDGVAYLQAGGGIVFDSDEYDEYIETMNKMKANNNTIVEAEKIWAGKVGKLEGVVE, encoded by the coding sequence aTGCAGTCACAATTTGTACAACCAACCATTGAAACATTAAAGAAGACTATTGATACCAATAGATCTTCAAATGAAAGTCCAAATGTTTATCCAGTATATAAATATGTGCCACATAATGACATAACTATTCATCAAgcttatttgaaattggccaatttaaatgattcaaataGAACAgaatcatttctttttgaatcCTCCGTTAAAGGTGACACTATTGATAGATACTCGTTTATTGGGATACAACCTACTAAAATCATCAAGACCGGTGATAATCCTAAAAAATTTGCTAAAGAATTTTGTAATGTCGATCCCATAACCGTTTTGGAAAAGGAATTGTCTAATTACAAACAAGCTTCATTACCAGGTTTGCCTAAATTCAGTGGAGGTGCCACTGGATATATATCTTATGATTGTATCAAGTATTTTgaaccaaaaacaaaacgTTCAATGAAAGATGTTTTAGGATTACCAGAGGCTGTTTTAATGTTTTGTGATTTGGTGGTAGCTTTTGACCATGTGTACCAaagatttcaaatcatttataACATTAAAATAAACgacaaaataaatcaagatATAGAGAATTTGTATAAACAAGCCACGGaaaacattgaaaaaattgaaaaaattttattaagaAATGTAtctaatgaagaaattgctCCCAAACAAGGACCAATTAAATTAGGACAGAATTTCACATCCAATATTGGTCAAGAAGGTTACGAAAAACATGTTACCACTTTGAAAGAACATATTTTGAAAGGTGACATTATTCAAGCAGTACCTTCACAAAGAATTGCCCGTCCAACTTCATTACATCcattcaatatttataGACACTTGAGAACAGTCAATCCATCACCTTACTTGTTTTACattgatttattggatttCCAAATCATTGGTGCATCACCTGAGTTATTGGTTCAATCAGACACTAAGGGAAGGATTGTTACACATCCTATTGCCGGTACCATGCCTCGTGGTAAGACAAATGAAGAGGATGAAGAAAATGCCGAGATTTTGCGAGCAAGTTTGAAAGATAGAGCTGAACATATTATGCTTGTTGATTTAGCAAGAAATGATGTGAATAGAGTGTGTCAACCAACCACTAACaaagttgataaattattgacTATTCAAAGATTTTCTCACGTCATGCATTTGGTATCTGAAGTTAGTGGGACTTTACGTGAAGATCAAACAAGATTTGATGCATTTAGATCTATATTCCCTGCCGGGACTGTTAGTGGAGCTCCTAAAGTTAAGGCCATGGAGTTAATTGCAGAAttggaaaaggaaaaaagaGGTGTTTATGCTGGTGCTGTTGGCCATTGGGGGTACGATGGGAAAACCATGGATACATGTATCGCCTTGCGTACCATGGTGTATAAAGATGGAGTGGCCTATTTACAAGCTGGGGGTggtattgtttttgatagTGATGAATATGATGAATACATTGAAACTATGAATAAAATGAAGGCTAATAATAACACTATCGTCGAAGCAGAAAAGATTTGGGCTGGCAAAGTTGGTAAATTAGAGGGGGTAGTAgaataa
- a CDS encoding possible DnaJ-like splicing factor, putative, with product MSEELDRILSIEESAINKNKEIDRILSCSPFDYYSILEINPLLSTTTEELLTIIKKVYRKKSLLIHPDKSDNPKASEAFDLLKKSEYHLTSSDESDIKEIEHLYSIYQAYKPTPSKINNEQYCKLEFNDIINIEIRSKVKQVLIDEINELNLNKLIKQTELLRKDEMKQKIDLEKKIKQQLDKNWEDERDLRVNNWRKYSNKIERKQKQQQQQQQQEGQSLGKVSKKKKKNVLV from the coding sequence ATGTCGGAAGAATTAGATAGAATTTTATCTATTGAAGAATCTgcaatcaacaaaaacaaagaaatagaTCGAATTCTACTGTGTTCTCcttttgattattattcaatattaGAAATCAATCCATTATTATCCACCACAACTGAAGAACTTttaacaattattaaaaaagtGTATCggaaaaaatcattattaatccATCCTGATAAATCAGATAATCCTAAAGCTTCAGAAgcttttgatttattgaaaaaatccGAATATCATTTAACATCATCAGATGAATCAgatattaaagaaattgaacatttatattcaatatATCAAGCATATAAACCAACCCCCTcgaaaataaataatgaacaatattgtaaattagaatttaatgatattattaatattgaaattagatCAAAAGTGAAACaagttttaattgatgaaataaatgaattaaatttaaataaattaattaaacaaacTGAACTTTTACGTAAAGatgaaatgaaacaaaaaattgatcttgaaaaaaaaattaaacaacaactagATAAAAATTGGGAAGATGAAAGAGATTTAAGAGTTAATAATTGGAGAAAATATagtaataaaattgaaaggaaacagaaacaacaacaacaacaacaacaacaagaaggaCAATCATTGGGGAAAGtatcaaaaaagaaaaaaaaaaatgttttagTGTGA
- a CDS encoding disrupter of telomere silencing homologue, putative (Similar to S. cerevisiae DOT6) has protein sequence MSSPEIETSTTSESKSGSSSQKNPSRTPTSWDAEDDILLMHLKDNQKLGWKEIASNFTNRTPNACQFRWRRLKSGNLKNPPKSAAALGAQFKQNPNMNSAPKKKKATTKNSNSTTDSTSKTTEKATKSGNTSKTTKNNGPANNSAKGNTPSNSTINNFTYNPMTTGTFQGFDNNISTALAGLNALSNSPSYISNSGPATPKGLTSPTIHGSSTHHNGNPNLAHKYEASPASDRSLDRRRSSATGSVTGHRNSNGGYYGDVSVDPTMNLPHSKSHPTTPSSLTPRNSTSAGDKGTNFTHRGSISGVANISALRSNSIIQITTDERGSISSMGRASVSSLPSKSMNIPHHQSGNNSLAHLPVLFGGTGSISGPSRHSSISGSVGGQQTTLPSLRSGSVVGSNIGYFSRSGSVVIPHNADKKEEEPFKFDKERLEASNKKLQKIRRSMPPSRTKTKRKHGTPIPKLDIPWTMEEDELLINRRNRELSFAELSILLPQRTEGEIWARIDYLENLRNGGHRSANSRDSRRARQESIGLGDVDGFYDDDDDDDDDDVLQVSDDDDDEVLVDVDDIPHPRKKKRRMSSAVNPLSVRGSIRK, from the coding sequence ATGAGTTCACCAGAGATAGAGACAAGTACTACTTCCGAATCAAAATCTGGATCTTCCAGTCAAAAAAACCCTTCCCGTACACCAACATCATGGGACGCAGAAGATGATATACTATTAATGCACTTGAAAGACAACCAAAAATTGGGTTGGAAAGAAATAGCTAGTAATTTCACCAACAGAACACCAAATGCATGTCAATTCAGATGGAGAAGATTGAAATCGGGAAATTTGAAGAATCCTCCAAAATCAGCTGCTGCTTTAGGGGCTCAGTTTAAACAGAATCCAAACATGAATTCTGcaccaaagaagaaaaaagcCACAACTAAAAATTCCAACAGTACAACTGATTCAACAAGTAAAACTACGGAGAAAGCTACCAAATCAGGGAATACTTCAAAGACAACAAAGAATAATGGTCCAGCAAATAATTCTGCAAAGGGGAATACTCCTAGTAATAGCacaatcaacaactttACTTATAATCCTATGACAACTGGTACTTTTCAAGggtttgataataatatttcgACCGCGTTGGCTGGTTTGAATGCTTTATCCAATTCACCATCTTATATTTCCAATTCAGGTCCTGCTACCCCTAAAGGCTTAACATCACCAACGATACACGGAAGTAGCACCCACCATAATGGTAATCCGAATTTAGCTCATAAATATGAGGCATCTCCTGCATCAGATAGATCTCTAGATCGACGTCGGTCAAGTGCTACTGGCTCAGTGACTGGCCATCGTAATAGTAATGGAGGATACTATGGTGATGTTTCAGTGGATCCAACGATGAATTTACCTCATAGCAAATCACATCCAACAACTCCATCGTCACTAACTCCCAGAAATTCAACTTCTGCTGGTGATAAGGGGACAAACTTTACTCATCGAGGTTCGATCTCTGGAGTTGCCAACATTTCTGCTCTACGCAgtaattcaataatacaAATCACCACCGACGAAAGAGGTTCTATTCTGTCAATGGGTAGGGCATCGGTCTCTTCACTACcttcaaaatcaatgaatATACCTCATCATCAACTGGGTAACAATTCTTTAGCCCATTTGCCTGTTCTATTTGGTGGTACTGGAAGCATTAGTGGGCCTTCTAGACACTCGAGTATTAGTGGTTCTGTTGGTGGTCAACAAACTACACTTCCTAGTTTGAGAAGTGGTAGTGTAGTTGGCTCCAACATTGGTTATTTTTCTCGGTCTGGTTCAGTAGTGATACCACACAATGCAGAtaaaaaggaagaagaaccattcaaatttgataaGGAAAGATTAGAGGCtagtaataaaaaattgcaAAAGATAAGGCGAAGTATGCCACCGTCAAGgaccaaaactaaaagaaaacatGGTACCCCAATTCCGAAATTGGATATACCATGGACCATGGAGGAGGATGAGTTATTGATTAATAGACGTAATCGGGAATTGTCATTTGCAGAATTGTCAATTTTGTTACCACAAAGAACGGAAGGAGAAATATGGGCTCGTATAGATTACTTGGAGAATTTAAGAAATGGTGGACATAGGTCGGCAAACTCGAGAGATCTGAGACGGGCAAGACAAGAGTCCATAGGACTTGGTGATGTAGATGGATTTtatgatgacgatgacgatgatgatgatgatgatgttcTTCAGGTAAGTgatgacgacgacgacgaaGTATtagttgatgttgatgatattcCCCATCcgagaaagaaaaaaagaagaatgaGTTCAGCTGTTAATCCTTTATCGGTTAGAGGTTCAATTAGAAAGtaa